A section of the Humulus lupulus chromosome 2, drHumLupu1.1, whole genome shotgun sequence genome encodes:
- the LOC133815678 gene encoding S-protein homolog 29-like, with translation MAMKTLIPNPSSIVVMVLALSLLCMNSSCVSAKYQVFITNFLDVNTTLSIHCQSADDDLGTHLLSYGANYNWSFNVNLFRTTLFYCDMTRGDKVSGHFDVFDAQKHDCHDHKCYWDVSKTGLYLFNYRLNKYEFQYAWPKSLPRSLKV, from the coding sequence ATGGCCATGAAAACCCTTATTCCAAATCCAAGCTCCATTGTTGTTATGGTTCTTGCACTGTCATTGCTGTGCATGAACAGCTCTTGTGTGAGCGCCAAGTACCAAGTCTTCATAACCAATTTCTTGGACGTAAACACAACGCTGAGCATCCATTGCCAATCGGCAGATGATGATCTTGGTACACATCTGTTGTCTTATGGAGCTAACTACAACTGGAGCTTCAATGTAAATTTATTCAGAACTACTCTTTTCTACTGTGACATGACTCGTGGGGACAAAGTCAGTGGCCATTTTGACGTGTTTGATGCCCAGAAACATGATTGTCATGACCACAAATGCTACTGGGATGTTTCCAAGACTGGATTGTACCTCTTCAATTATCGCCTCAATAAGTATGAGTTTCAATATGCATGGCCAAAGTCACTCCCACGCTCTCTCAAAGTCTGA